In Falco cherrug isolate bFalChe1 chromosome 5, bFalChe1.pri, whole genome shotgun sequence, one DNA window encodes the following:
- the ARHGEF5 gene encoding rho guanine nucleotide exchange factor 5 isoform X1 yields the protein MACHGREAEEGKAREIPARRSLLGFWPPLRSPSTAAAPGQPGRPGQPAGGAGVELPPCWPDPFLPPSIRVALMLDASFIPRGWIRPGSNLQDVSLMESEETSEGGTTPREASGVTGEVWDSTAVEREHHAPHASAKMSNSLSESAKGAELSTPEDCLSAPGKAAEMLGRPSNPLQKVPAGLEQEQGDAEPQKGLSELEREMLLSEGGLDCSLKLKQVELVDLESNQDSSLSTVQDGPDPGSAILQAVDLSTEFPQSQAELALCGSNSQAQHPKYPLADAISSQRETPKCFLVCKTVSEGHYKAEPFLDSLSMDSLQEVDAGAEQKQSSKNVAAPTHEQPTSEEAIDDMAKPHISEDAKESVRALEGLEENIESSFSHQLSSTLADDSQISSLQAECNISAGETRNSSMVKEQGTATVPKENSSASKCLHLEDDHRKTESRPASQAESAFQVKDTAKKNEEMSTSQHKKPAQEAVSELQQEEEKKECKLQNLLEEGKSLEPKDRKSKELNEKKQQLQMEDLNLEASASRSELSSVLRHNVDLCGLENVFLAEQTGSAFSPRESVSVDQHPGEDVLLKAYATEAGSGRQPLAVSSLSSNNLNAVGETPVVPPHTCHISDQAEDLEDSGRFSIGGQDIGEADWDDRTRLGRENEHSDGHGKAVQRLDKRGAPLRGGVAALSSAENPEASVLHPSSGTKNLEPPDPIDPHPITENLGKAELQVFIPALPPELASVASTSGPQQEGASRMASLTPEDCPGTSLNKLLDSVEKPASQAASVQVRDPTSGETASVRTDPGEANISHELLISEEGFHEDLSGQSSFSVIYPSCLPLERSFPEGRRTVAVIAGPLEPPQTPGRTSTPLNHPETTQQKPPEESAIIQQKEMGVPVDREAQEMPLFDQSDCGLNQKEPGSRISSVLSTLTWPSEEDMVFAVSQQEQPLSPASHSSLPLVSEPDAKQLPRLPSLARSPRQTQAPALNANHLAQPPAPESYQPLAPLPYSRPHLNCGMYDSKLLATHPTISHPLHAAASLSDSNTVASASHREDVAEKDDLVPVTREWDLSDSGTHTETSDDSGVSLLAKSFSAVGNEALAGSSDASPETADHHMDIQYGKSSPDHPSWPSLEGLITSTNSKSRDSAQPPPMLAFTNPIHFLQLSPPSPPTTRTACQEEDISGELRWEQEAGVFGVDSKNVQAPLAFTEKTESERRIKQRLEGEGGEHHLVAQPKEEMPRHSPLEKSSSWPDKKSIRVVAQEPAANQENPIKRRVKSKDWHRQGLKRMSVPPDILQEVPSVPSEEEAHKTHREPPVSSETVILREKKPADAMENFKRRHSKLINSSRLLYQEYSDVVLNKAIQSQKRVDSFAEDIESSFPSSPRLRRKVLSPQDSYLQRLSVSSNASLWQDIPMIRGSRILLNMSRDEQKLQEAKFELIMSEASYLRSLNVAVDHFQRSAELQAMLTNQERQWLFSRLHDVRDVSASFLFDLEEKFEEDMFTFHVCDVALKHAPEFRRVYLPYVTNQTYQEQTFQRLLNGNAGFQQVLERLESDPVCQRLSLKSFLILPFQRITRLKLLLQNILKRTRPGSEEEVQATQAYDALEKLIKDCNENVQRMKSTEELIYLSQKIEFECKIFPLISQSRRLVKCGELTALDFSTLSPKWKVTTRPIYLHLFNDCLLLSRPKEGGRFVVFDHAAFSDVRGEKCEMKLHGTNKNVFRLFLLQNYQGKRVEFLFRTETHSEKLRWISALAPPRGELDLLECPDAPQVQCIKTYKARENDELALEKADIIMVMQYSNDGWIEGVKLSDRERGWFPSEHVELISSKHARQKNLKEEQRVKNAKQQVFCKK from the exons ATGGCCTGTCAcggcagggaggcagaggaaggaaaggcgAGAGAGATACCTGCCCGCCGCTCGCTTCTCGGCTTCTGGCCGCCGCTTCGCAGCCCCAGCACCGCAGCAGCTCCGGGGCAGCCTGGGCGCCCCGGGCAGCCAGCCGGCGGTGCGGGGGTCGAGCTCCCACCGTGCTGGCCTGACCCATTCCTCCCCCCCAGCATCCGTGTTGCCCTTATGCTTGATGCTTCGTTTATTCCCAGAGGTTGGATAAGACCTGGATCAAACCTG cagGATGTGTCACTGATGGAGTCTGAAGAAACCAGTGAGGGAGGGACCACTCCCCGAGAAGCCAGCGGCGTCACTGGGGAGGTTTGGGATTCTACAGCAGTTGAAAGAGAGCATCATGCCCCTCACGCATCAGCCAAAATGAGCAACAGCCTGTCTGAATCTGCAAAgggagcagagctcagcactcCTGAGGACTGCCTTTCTGctccagggaaagcagcagagatgctgggcAGACCCTCTAACCCTCTGCAAAAAGTGCCAGCAGGATTGGAACAAGAGCAAGGTGATGCAGAGCCTCAAAAGGGACTCTCGGAAttggaaagagaaatgcttttaagtGAGGGTGGACTGGATTGTTCTCTGAAACTTAAGCAAGTAGAGCTGGTTGACCTGGAAAGCAACCAGGACTCTTCTCTCAGCACAGTCCAGGATGGGCCAGACCCTGGCAGTGCCATCCTGCAGGCTGTGGACCTCAGCACTGAGTTTCCTCAGAGCCAGGCAGAATTGGCACTTTGTGGCTCAAACTCTCAGGCTCAACATCCAAAATACCCTTTGGCAGATGCCATTTCCTCTCAGAGAGAGACACCTAAGTGCTTCTTGGTGTGTAAAACTGTTTCAGAGGGGCATTATAAGGCTGAACCATTTCTGGATAGCCTCTCCATGGATTCTTTGCAGGAGGTTGATGCTGgtgcagagcagaagcaaagcagcaaaaacGTGGCAGCACCAACTCATGAGCAGCCTACCTCAGAGGAAGCAATAGATGACATGGCTAAACCTCACATTTCTGAAGACGCTAAGGAAAGCGTAAGAGCACTTGAGGGTCTGGAAGAGAATATAGAGTCTTCCTTTTCCCATCAGTTGTCTTCCACCTTAGCAGATGACAGCCAGATAAGTTCACTACAAGCAGAATGCAACATCTCAGCTGGTGAAACAAGGAATAGCAGTATGGTCAAAGAGCAGGGAACAGCAACGGTTCCTAAAGAAAACTCATCCGCTTCTAAATGCCTTCATCTTGAAGATgaccacagaaaaacagagagcaGACCTGCCTCTCAAGCAGAGAGTGCCTTCCAGGTAAAGGATACTGctaaaaaaaatgaggaaatgagTACTTCACAGCATAAGAAACCAGCACAGGAGGCAGTGTCTGAACTTcagcaggaagaagagaagaaagagtgCAAACTGCAGAATCTGCTGGAAGAAGGGAAATCTTTGGAGCCCAAAGATCGGAAAAGCAAGGAACTAAATGAGAAGAAACAACAATTGCAGATGGAAGACCTCAATCTGGAGGCATCAGCTTCCAGGTCAGAGTTATCTTCTGTTCTCAGGCATAATGTGGACTTGTGTGGTTTGGAAAACGTTTTTTTGGCTGAGCAAACAGGATCAGCATTTTCTCCTAGGGAGTCTGTCTCTGTGGATCAGCATCCCGGTGAGGATGTACTGCTGAAAGCTTATGCCACAGAAGCAGGTTCTGGACGTCAGCCACTCGCTGTTAGCTCTCTGTCCTCAAATAACCTGAATGCAGTGGGTGAAACTCCAGTGGTGCCTCCACACACATGCCATATCTCTGACCAGGCAGAAGACCTAGAAGACTCTGGCCGCTTTTCCATTGGTGGTCAGGATATTGGAGAAGCGGACTGGGATGACAGGACAAGACTGGGCAGGGAGAATGAGCACAGTGATGGGCATGGAAAGGCTGTCCAGAGGCTTGATAAAAGAGGTGCACCTCTTCGTGGAGGAGTGGCAGCGCTTTCTAGTGCAGAGAACCCAGAGGCTTCTGTTCTACATCCTTCCTCAGGTACCAAGAACTTGGAGCCACCTGATCCCATAGATCCTCATCCCATTACAGAAAATTTGGGAAAAGCTGAGCTTCAGGTCTTCATTCCAGCTTTACCTCCAGAGCTCGCCTCTGTGGCTTCAACATCTGGCCCACAGCAAGAGGGTGCTAGCAGAATGGCCTCCTTGACCCCTGAGGACTGTCCTGGCACCAGCCTGAACAAACTGCTAGACTCTGTAGAGAAGCCAGCCAGCCAAGCTGCTTCTGTACAAGTGCGGGACCCAACATCAGGGGAAACTGCTAGTGTACGTACTGATCCAGGGGAGGCCAACATTTCCCATGAACTCCTTATTTCTGAGGAAGGTTTTCATGAAGACCTTAGTGGCCAGTCTTCTTTCTCTGTAATATACCCAAGCTGTCTTCCTCTAGAGAGGAGCTTTCCTGAGGGCAGGAGGACTGTGGCTGTCATTGCAGGGCCTCTGGAACCACCCCAAACACCAGGCAGGACTTCCACTCCCCTGAACCACCCAGAGACAACTCAGCAAAAACCCCCAGAAGAAAGTGCCATTatccaacaaaaagaaatgggagTACCTGTGGATCGTGAAGCACAagaaatgcctttatttgatCAGTCTGACTGCGGTTTAAACCAAAAAGAGCCTGGATCCAGAATCTCCAGTGTCCTGAGCACCCTAACCTGGCCCTCTGAAGAAGATATGGTCTTTGCCGTGAGCCAGCAAGAACAACCTCTGTCCCCTGCATCCCATTCAAGCCTACCTCTGGTGTCTGAGCCTGATGCCAAACAGCTTCCTCGCCTTCCTTCCCTTGCCCGAAGCCCCAGGCAAACTCAGGCCCCTGCACTTAATGCAAATCACCTTGCCCAACCTCCAGCCCCTGAAAGTTACCAGCCGCTGGCTCCTTTACCCTACTCCAGGCCACATCTCAACTGTGGTATGTATGATAGTAAGTTACTAGCCACTCACCCTACTATAAGCCATCCTCTGCACGCTGCTGCCTCTCTGTCTGATTCTAATACTGTGGCCTCTGCTTCTCACAGAGAAGATGTAGCAGAGAAAGATGACCTTGTTCCAGTAACTAGAGAGTGGGATCTCAGTGACTCAGGTACCCATACAGAGACATCTGATGACTCAGGGGTCAGTTTGTTGGccaaaagcttttctgctgttggAAATGAAGCATTGGCTGGCTCCTCTGACGCCAGCCCTGAAACAGCAGACCACCACATGGATATACAGTATGGAAAATCTTCACCTGACCACCCTTCTTGGCCCTCGCTGGAAGGCCTGATAACATCCACAAACTCCAAGAGCCGGGActctgcacagccacctccAATGCTAGCATTCACCAATCCAATCCATTTCCTCCAGCTCAGCCCTCCATCACCACCAACCACCAGGACAGCCTGCCAAGAGGAGGACATCTCAGGGGAGCTGCGATGGGAGCAAGAGGCAGGTGTCTTTGGTGTGGACTCAAAGAATGTCCAAGCTCCATTGGCattcacagagaaaacagaaagtgagAGGAGGATCAAGCAAAGGCTGGAAGGAGAAGgtggggaacaccacttggTAGCTCAGCCAAAGGAGGAAATGCCCAGACACTCACCCTTGGAGAAATCATCAAGTTGGCCAGACAAAAAATCGATCAGGGTAGTtgcacaggagccagcagccaaTCAAGAAAACCCAATTAAACGCCGAGTAAAAAGCAAGGACTGGCACCGTCAGGGCCTGAAGAGGATGTCAGTACCACCAGACATCTTGCAGG AAGTTCCTTCTGTTCCTTCAGAGGAAGAAGCTCACAAGACACACAGGGAGCCACCAGTCAGTTCAGAAACAGTTATATTGCG agaaaagaaacctgCAGATGCAATGGAGAACTTCAAACGCCGGCACTCCAAACTGATCAACTCCT CAAGACTGCTGTATCAGGAATACAGTGACGTGGTTCTGAACAAGGCCATTCAAAGCCAGAAGAGAGTGGATTCTTTTGCAGAGGATATAGAGTCGAGTTTCCCGAGCTCTCCAAGGCTACGGAGGAAAGTGCTTTCTCCCCAGGACTCATATTTGCAGCGTCTGTCAGTCTCATCTAATGCGTCCCTCTGGCAGGACATCCCCATGATACGGGGCAGCAGAATACTACTCAATATGTCCCGTGATGAGCAGAAGCTGCAAGAG GCCAAGTTTGAGTTGATAATGTCTGAGGCTTCCTACCTGCGCAGTTTAAATGTGGCGGTGGATCACTTCCAGCGATCAGCAGAGCTCCAGGCAATGCTCACCAATCAAGAGCGTCAGTGGCTTTTCTCCCGCCTTCATGATGTACGCGACGTCAGCGCTAG TTTCCTTTTTGACTTGGAGGAGAAATTTGAGGAGGACATGTTCACCTTCCATGTGTGTGACGTGGCTCTGAAACACGCCCCTGAATTCCGCAGGGTGTATCTACCATATGTAACAAACCAGACATATCAGGAGCAAACCTTCCAGCGGTTACT aaatggaaatgcagGGTTCCAGCAAGTCCTGGAGAGACTGGAAAGTGATCCTGTATGCCAGCGCCTCTCACTGAAATCCTTCCTCATCCTTCCTTTCCAGCGCATCACTCGTCTCAAACTCCTTCTACAG AATATCCTGAAGAGAACTCGGCCTGGGTCTGAGGAGGAAGTGCAAGCAACACAGGCCTATGATGCGCTTGAAAAG CTCATCAAGGATTGCAATGAAAATGTCCAGCGCATGAAGAGCACTGAAGAGCTGATCTACCTCAGCCAGAAGATTGAATTTGAGTGCAAG ATATTCCCACTCATCTCACAGTCAAGGCGACTTGTAAAGTGTGGTGAGCTGACAGCACTGGACTTCAGCACCCTGAGTCCAAAATGGAAAGTCACCACCCGGCCCATCTACCTACATCTTTTCAATGACTGTCTGCTCTTGTCTCGGCCGAAGGA
- the ARHGEF5 gene encoding rho guanine nucleotide exchange factor 5 isoform X5, whose product MASSASDPERCERSDVSLMESEETSEGGTTPREASGVTGEVWDSTAVEREHHAPHASAKMSNSLSESAKGAELSTPEDCLSAPGKAAEMLGRPSNPLQKVPAGLEQEQGDAEPQKGLSELEREMLLSEGGLDCSLKLKQVELVDLESNQDSSLSTVQDGPDPGSAILQAVDLSTEFPQSQAELALCGSNSQAQHPKYPLADAISSQRETPKCFLVCKTVSEGHYKAEPFLDSLSMDSLQEVDAGAEQKQSSKNVAAPTHEQPTSEEAIDDMAKPHISEDAKESVRALEGLEENIESSFSHQLSSTLADDSQISSLQAECNISAGETRNSSMVKEQGTATVPKENSSASKCLHLEDDHRKTESRPASQAESAFQVKDTAKKNEEMSTSQHKKPAQEAVSELQQEEEKKECKLQNLLEEGKSLEPKDRKSKELNEKKQQLQMEDLNLEASASRSELSSVLRHNVDLCGLENVFLAEQTGSAFSPRESVSVDQHPGEDVLLKAYATEAGSGRQPLAVSSLSSNNLNAVGETPVVPPHTCHISDQAEDLEDSGRFSIGGQDIGEADWDDRTRLGRENEHSDGHGKAVQRLDKRGAPLRGGVAALSSAENPEASVLHPSSGTKNLEPPDPIDPHPITENLGKAELQVFIPALPPELASVASTSGPQQEGASRMASLTPEDCPGTSLNKLLDSVEKPASQAASVQVRDPTSGETASVRTDPGEANISHELLISEEGFHEDLSGQSSFSVIYPSCLPLERSFPEGRRTVAVIAGPLEPPQTPGRTSTPLNHPETTQQKPPEESAIIQQKEMGVPVDREAQEMPLFDQSDCGLNQKEPGSRISSVLSTLTWPSEEDMVFAVSQQEQPLSPASHSSLPLVSEPDAKQLPRLPSLARSPRQTQAPALNANHLAQPPAPESYQPLAPLPYSRPHLNCGMYDSKLLATHPTISHPLHAAASLSDSNTVASASHREDVAEKDDLVPVTREWDLSDSGTHTETSDDSGVSLLAKSFSAVGNEALAGSSDASPETADHHMDIQYGKSSPDHPSWPSLEGLITSTNSKSRDSAQPPPMLAFTNPIHFLQLSPPSPPTTRTACQEEDISGELRWEQEAGVFGVDSKNVQAPLAFTEKTESERRIKQRLEGEGGEHHLVAQPKEEMPRHSPLEKSSSWPDKKSIRVVAQEPAANQENPIKRRVKSKDWHRQGLKRMSVPPDILQEVPSVPSEEEAHKTHREPPVSSETVILREKKPADAMENFKRRHSKLINSSRLLYQEYSDVVLNKAIQSQKRVDSFAEDIESSFPSSPRLRRKVLSPQDSYLQRLSVSSNASLWQDIPMIRGSRILLNMSRDEQKLQEAKFELIMSEASYLRSLNVAVDHFQRSAELQAMLTNQERQWLFSRLHDVRDVSASFLFDLEEKFEEDMFTFHVCDVALKHAPEFRRVYLPYVTNQTYQEQTFQRLLNGNAGFQQVLERLESDPVCQRLSLKSFLILPFQRITRLKLLLQNILKRTRPGSEEEVQATQAYDALEKLIKDCNENVQRMKSTEELIYLSQKIEFECKIFPLISQSRRLVKCGELTALDFSTLSPKWKVTTRPIYLHLFNDCLLLSRPKEGGRFVVFDHAAFSDVRGEKCEMKLHGTNKNVFRLFLLQNYQGKRVEFLFRTETHSEKLRWISALAPPRGELDLLECPDAPQVQCIKTYKARENDELALEKADIIMVMQYSNDGWIEGVKLSDRERGWFPSEHVELISSKHARQKNLKEEQRVKNAKQQVFCKK is encoded by the exons ATGGCAAGTTCAGCATCTGATCCAGAGAGATGTGAAAGATCA GATGTGTCACTGATGGAGTCTGAAGAAACCAGTGAGGGAGGGACCACTCCCCGAGAAGCCAGCGGCGTCACTGGGGAGGTTTGGGATTCTACAGCAGTTGAAAGAGAGCATCATGCCCCTCACGCATCAGCCAAAATGAGCAACAGCCTGTCTGAATCTGCAAAgggagcagagctcagcactcCTGAGGACTGCCTTTCTGctccagggaaagcagcagagatgctgggcAGACCCTCTAACCCTCTGCAAAAAGTGCCAGCAGGATTGGAACAAGAGCAAGGTGATGCAGAGCCTCAAAAGGGACTCTCGGAAttggaaagagaaatgcttttaagtGAGGGTGGACTGGATTGTTCTCTGAAACTTAAGCAAGTAGAGCTGGTTGACCTGGAAAGCAACCAGGACTCTTCTCTCAGCACAGTCCAGGATGGGCCAGACCCTGGCAGTGCCATCCTGCAGGCTGTGGACCTCAGCACTGAGTTTCCTCAGAGCCAGGCAGAATTGGCACTTTGTGGCTCAAACTCTCAGGCTCAACATCCAAAATACCCTTTGGCAGATGCCATTTCCTCTCAGAGAGAGACACCTAAGTGCTTCTTGGTGTGTAAAACTGTTTCAGAGGGGCATTATAAGGCTGAACCATTTCTGGATAGCCTCTCCATGGATTCTTTGCAGGAGGTTGATGCTGgtgcagagcagaagcaaagcagcaaaaacGTGGCAGCACCAACTCATGAGCAGCCTACCTCAGAGGAAGCAATAGATGACATGGCTAAACCTCACATTTCTGAAGACGCTAAGGAAAGCGTAAGAGCACTTGAGGGTCTGGAAGAGAATATAGAGTCTTCCTTTTCCCATCAGTTGTCTTCCACCTTAGCAGATGACAGCCAGATAAGTTCACTACAAGCAGAATGCAACATCTCAGCTGGTGAAACAAGGAATAGCAGTATGGTCAAAGAGCAGGGAACAGCAACGGTTCCTAAAGAAAACTCATCCGCTTCTAAATGCCTTCATCTTGAAGATgaccacagaaaaacagagagcaGACCTGCCTCTCAAGCAGAGAGTGCCTTCCAGGTAAAGGATACTGctaaaaaaaatgaggaaatgagTACTTCACAGCATAAGAAACCAGCACAGGAGGCAGTGTCTGAACTTcagcaggaagaagagaagaaagagtgCAAACTGCAGAATCTGCTGGAAGAAGGGAAATCTTTGGAGCCCAAAGATCGGAAAAGCAAGGAACTAAATGAGAAGAAACAACAATTGCAGATGGAAGACCTCAATCTGGAGGCATCAGCTTCCAGGTCAGAGTTATCTTCTGTTCTCAGGCATAATGTGGACTTGTGTGGTTTGGAAAACGTTTTTTTGGCTGAGCAAACAGGATCAGCATTTTCTCCTAGGGAGTCTGTCTCTGTGGATCAGCATCCCGGTGAGGATGTACTGCTGAAAGCTTATGCCACAGAAGCAGGTTCTGGACGTCAGCCACTCGCTGTTAGCTCTCTGTCCTCAAATAACCTGAATGCAGTGGGTGAAACTCCAGTGGTGCCTCCACACACATGCCATATCTCTGACCAGGCAGAAGACCTAGAAGACTCTGGCCGCTTTTCCATTGGTGGTCAGGATATTGGAGAAGCGGACTGGGATGACAGGACAAGACTGGGCAGGGAGAATGAGCACAGTGATGGGCATGGAAAGGCTGTCCAGAGGCTTGATAAAAGAGGTGCACCTCTTCGTGGAGGAGTGGCAGCGCTTTCTAGTGCAGAGAACCCAGAGGCTTCTGTTCTACATCCTTCCTCAGGTACCAAGAACTTGGAGCCACCTGATCCCATAGATCCTCATCCCATTACAGAAAATTTGGGAAAAGCTGAGCTTCAGGTCTTCATTCCAGCTTTACCTCCAGAGCTCGCCTCTGTGGCTTCAACATCTGGCCCACAGCAAGAGGGTGCTAGCAGAATGGCCTCCTTGACCCCTGAGGACTGTCCTGGCACCAGCCTGAACAAACTGCTAGACTCTGTAGAGAAGCCAGCCAGCCAAGCTGCTTCTGTACAAGTGCGGGACCCAACATCAGGGGAAACTGCTAGTGTACGTACTGATCCAGGGGAGGCCAACATTTCCCATGAACTCCTTATTTCTGAGGAAGGTTTTCATGAAGACCTTAGTGGCCAGTCTTCTTTCTCTGTAATATACCCAAGCTGTCTTCCTCTAGAGAGGAGCTTTCCTGAGGGCAGGAGGACTGTGGCTGTCATTGCAGGGCCTCTGGAACCACCCCAAACACCAGGCAGGACTTCCACTCCCCTGAACCACCCAGAGACAACTCAGCAAAAACCCCCAGAAGAAAGTGCCATTatccaacaaaaagaaatgggagTACCTGTGGATCGTGAAGCACAagaaatgcctttatttgatCAGTCTGACTGCGGTTTAAACCAAAAAGAGCCTGGATCCAGAATCTCCAGTGTCCTGAGCACCCTAACCTGGCCCTCTGAAGAAGATATGGTCTTTGCCGTGAGCCAGCAAGAACAACCTCTGTCCCCTGCATCCCATTCAAGCCTACCTCTGGTGTCTGAGCCTGATGCCAAACAGCTTCCTCGCCTTCCTTCCCTTGCCCGAAGCCCCAGGCAAACTCAGGCCCCTGCACTTAATGCAAATCACCTTGCCCAACCTCCAGCCCCTGAAAGTTACCAGCCGCTGGCTCCTTTACCCTACTCCAGGCCACATCTCAACTGTGGTATGTATGATAGTAAGTTACTAGCCACTCACCCTACTATAAGCCATCCTCTGCACGCTGCTGCCTCTCTGTCTGATTCTAATACTGTGGCCTCTGCTTCTCACAGAGAAGATGTAGCAGAGAAAGATGACCTTGTTCCAGTAACTAGAGAGTGGGATCTCAGTGACTCAGGTACCCATACAGAGACATCTGATGACTCAGGGGTCAGTTTGTTGGccaaaagcttttctgctgttggAAATGAAGCATTGGCTGGCTCCTCTGACGCCAGCCCTGAAACAGCAGACCACCACATGGATATACAGTATGGAAAATCTTCACCTGACCACCCTTCTTGGCCCTCGCTGGAAGGCCTGATAACATCCACAAACTCCAAGAGCCGGGActctgcacagccacctccAATGCTAGCATTCACCAATCCAATCCATTTCCTCCAGCTCAGCCCTCCATCACCACCAACCACCAGGACAGCCTGCCAAGAGGAGGACATCTCAGGGGAGCTGCGATGGGAGCAAGAGGCAGGTGTCTTTGGTGTGGACTCAAAGAATGTCCAAGCTCCATTGGCattcacagagaaaacagaaagtgagAGGAGGATCAAGCAAAGGCTGGAAGGAGAAGgtggggaacaccacttggTAGCTCAGCCAAAGGAGGAAATGCCCAGACACTCACCCTTGGAGAAATCATCAAGTTGGCCAGACAAAAAATCGATCAGGGTAGTtgcacaggagccagcagccaaTCAAGAAAACCCAATTAAACGCCGAGTAAAAAGCAAGGACTGGCACCGTCAGGGCCTGAAGAGGATGTCAGTACCACCAGACATCTTGCAGG AAGTTCCTTCTGTTCCTTCAGAGGAAGAAGCTCACAAGACACACAGGGAGCCACCAGTCAGTTCAGAAACAGTTATATTGCG agaaaagaaacctgCAGATGCAATGGAGAACTTCAAACGCCGGCACTCCAAACTGATCAACTCCT CAAGACTGCTGTATCAGGAATACAGTGACGTGGTTCTGAACAAGGCCATTCAAAGCCAGAAGAGAGTGGATTCTTTTGCAGAGGATATAGAGTCGAGTTTCCCGAGCTCTCCAAGGCTACGGAGGAAAGTGCTTTCTCCCCAGGACTCATATTTGCAGCGTCTGTCAGTCTCATCTAATGCGTCCCTCTGGCAGGACATCCCCATGATACGGGGCAGCAGAATACTACTCAATATGTCCCGTGATGAGCAGAAGCTGCAAGAG GCCAAGTTTGAGTTGATAATGTCTGAGGCTTCCTACCTGCGCAGTTTAAATGTGGCGGTGGATCACTTCCAGCGATCAGCAGAGCTCCAGGCAATGCTCACCAATCAAGAGCGTCAGTGGCTTTTCTCCCGCCTTCATGATGTACGCGACGTCAGCGCTAG TTTCCTTTTTGACTTGGAGGAGAAATTTGAGGAGGACATGTTCACCTTCCATGTGTGTGACGTGGCTCTGAAACACGCCCCTGAATTCCGCAGGGTGTATCTACCATATGTAACAAACCAGACATATCAGGAGCAAACCTTCCAGCGGTTACT aaatggaaatgcagGGTTCCAGCAAGTCCTGGAGAGACTGGAAAGTGATCCTGTATGCCAGCGCCTCTCACTGAAATCCTTCCTCATCCTTCCTTTCCAGCGCATCACTCGTCTCAAACTCCTTCTACAG AATATCCTGAAGAGAACTCGGCCTGGGTCTGAGGAGGAAGTGCAAGCAACACAGGCCTATGATGCGCTTGAAAAG CTCATCAAGGATTGCAATGAAAATGTCCAGCGCATGAAGAGCACTGAAGAGCTGATCTACCTCAGCCAGAAGATTGAATTTGAGTGCAAG ATATTCCCACTCATCTCACAGTCAAGGCGACTTGTAAAGTGTGGTGAGCTGACAGCACTGGACTTCAGCACCCTGAGTCCAAAATGGAAAGTCACCACCCGGCCCATCTACCTACATCTTTTCAATGACTGTCTGCTCTTGTCTCGGCCGAAGGA